A segment of the Actinomycetes bacterium genome:
AGCTCACCATCGGCGCCCTCCCAACGTCCACCGATCCGGTTGCATCCGGTCGAACCCGTGAGCTCGCCGTCAGCACCGAACTCAAGCGCCGCGTCGGCAACCGCCTCGTTGCTGCCATCCCACGAGGTGAGCAACCACGATGTGCCGGTCAGTCCGGCTGCGGGCTCAGTAGTCGGTGGCGCGCTGGTCTCGCTCGCCGGTTCGGGATCATCGCCGGCGCAGGCCGCGCCGAGAAGGACAACGGCGACGATCGAACCCACCGTGGCGAGGGGATGGAGTCTCATGGCCAGGACTCTAGGGCGGGGATCCGGCCGGTCCCGCGGGTCGGTCGTCGCTGAGCATGTCGGCCAGCATGCCGACCAGTGCTTCGTGCGAACCCAGGTGTGACAGCACCTCGATGCTGACCTCAGGATGATCGTCGGCAGCGACCCGGGCGATCGCAGGTATGTCGACCTCGACGTGGTTGCCCGGGTGCAGGAAGCACGGCAGGATCCGGACCGCCATGGCACCGTTGGCGACCGCGGAATCGATGGCCGTCGCGATGTCGGGATCCGCCATCTCGAGGTAGGCGGCCAGAACCCGGGCGGCATCGTCGCCCGCGAGCCTTGCCGCAACCGCGTCGACCAGCTGCTCGTGGGCGCGCTGAGCCGCCTCGTTGCGGCTGCCATGCGCCACGAGGATCGTGGCCACGGCCGGGGAGCCGGCTGGGGGTCTTGGCACGGAGCCACGGTACGGTGCGCTGCCGTGACGGACAATGCAGGCGAGGACGCAAGCCAGGAAGTGGGCGTCGGGCCGCATCCGCAGCCCTGGCCCGATGACCCGCGGCTGGCCCCGGAGCTGCTCGAGGCAGGAGACCGCCGCAACGTGATCGACCGGTTCCGCTACTGGCGCACGGAGGCAATCGCCGAGGAGTTGGCCGGTAGCGCATTCCCGTTCCACGTCGCCATCGAGAACTTCCGCCACGACATGAACATCGGAACGGTGGTGCGCAACGCCAACGCGTTCGGCGCGGCGGGGGTTCACATCGTCGGCAAGCGCCGCTGGAACCGTCGCGGGGCCATGGTCACCGACCGCTACCTCGATGTCCACCACCACGACTCGGTGGCCGCGCTCGGCGAGTGGGCCGATGAGGCCGCTCTGGCGTTGGTCGGGATCGACAACCTGGCGGATTCCACGCCGCTGGAGGGCGCGCCACTTCCGCGTGACTGCGTGCTGCTGTTCGGCCAGGAGGGCCCCGGCCTGTCAGCGGAGGCCCACGCCCTGTGTGCAGAGGTCCGTTCCATCACGATGTACGGCTCGACCAGGTCGATCAACGCGGGGGTTGCCTCCGGCATCGCGATGCACAGCTGGCTGGCAGCGCACGCGGGGCACCGGTAGGTCACTCAGCCGGCGTTGGCCACGGTGATGCCGACCTCCTGGCCGTATGCCAGCTCGAGGTTGTGGCCGTCGGGGTCGGCGATGATCCCCCAGTAGCCCACGGGCGGGCCCGCATCGAAGGGGCCGAGCGCGTCGAAACCCGCAGCGACAGCCCGTTGGAGTCCGTCGTCGACCGCCTGGCGCGACTCCACGCCGATCCCGAGGTGGGACCATCCGCCGAGACGGTGGTCGACACTGCGCTCCAGCAGCACCACCACGAATGGGCGGGTGCGGTCGGAGATCCACGCCACGCGTTCGCCGGGTTCGCCTCGCTCATGCACCACCTCCATCGACGCATACTCGGCGTAGAACCCGAGGCTCGCGTCCATGTCGCTCACCGGCAGCGCCACATGGGTCAGGCCCAGGTCGACCGGGTGCTCACCCGGGTGCAGGTGCTCGGGTCTGTGTTGCTGTTCGCTCACATGTCCAAGCTAGGCCGCACGTTGCGGGGCGAGGTGGAGGAATCCCTCCCAGATCTCTTCCCCGTTGGAGCGGCCGTCGAGGGCGTGGAGGACCTCGGCGCCGATGGTCTGCTCGAACTCGTCGCGCCGTGGGCCGATCGCGTCGGCGCGGGCCCGGTCCCAGATGGTCCGGATGATCTGACTGCCGGCGTGGTGGCGGCCGCTCGCACCGACGACGGTTCGGTCGCGCAGTTCGGTGAGCGCGGCTCGCAGGTACTCGACGTGTGGGGTCTCGTCCGCCCGGATGCAGCTCACGAGGAAGGCCGCCTGGCCCTCGCCGCCGACAAGGTCGGTGTCCGACAGGACATCCTCGGCCCACGAGAACGTGTGGAATGCAGAGATCTCGATCATCAGCAGGCGGATCATCCGCTGCAGCAGCATTTCGAGCACGGGGTCGACGTCGTCATCGAGCAGGCGCTCCGGTGTCGCCGCGGGCCCGGCGCCGCCGCCGGGGCCCACTATGCCCATGCGCTGAAGCATCAGCTGGGTCTGGTCTTCGGTGGCCGGGGAGTCGAACGCCACGTCGCGTGCCGCGAACCACATGTCGCGGTGGCCGGCCTCGGTGGGCGTGTCGCCGTCGCCACCCCAGCCCGCCTCGTCGCGGGCGTGGGCCTCGATCAGGCCCTGGTCGAGGTGCGCCAGCGCGGTGCCCTCGATGTCCTCCACGATCAGGGAGCGCAGGTCGGGCACCTCGGTGTAGCGCAGGAAGGAGCCGAAGCCCTCGACGGTGCCGATGCGCGTGAGGCTCGCAACGATCGGCTCGGCGACCTCGTGCTGGAGCAGGAAGCGCGTCTGGGCGACCGAGGGGTAGTTGGCGGGCCAGTCGTCGATCCCGATGTCGATCAGTGCGGTGTCGAATTCGGCTGTGTGGTTGCGCTGCCACGCCTCGATCGCAGGGGTGCGGTGCAGCGTGCGCGGAGACACGTAGCTGCCGTCGGAGGCGATACCGCCGTGGCACAATACGCCGCCCACGACGAGCGGTTCGGCCACCGGCGCGGTGGCGAGGAGTTCCTCCTCGGTGAAGGTCAACTGGTCGGTTCGCTTGGCATCCGGGCTCATGGCCCACCCCCTTGGTGACCCAAGACTAAGCACCTGCCCAGCGGGGCGGCCCGTGCAGTGCTGTGATATGCGCCCGGGTGGGGTGAAGCCCACGACTGCGTCGCTGGTACTTTCGGGCGCCATGTCAAAGCCGAACTCCCACAGCGTGCTCCCGACCAACCAGCTCGAGGGCAAGGTGGCGATCGTCACCGGCGCGTCGTCAGGCCTCGGCCACCGTTTCGCCGAGGTACTGCATGGTGCCGGTGCCCACGTGGTTGTGGCGGCGCGCCGCCAGGACCGCCTGGACGAGCTCGCGTCGGCACTGGGTGACCGGGTCACTGCGGTCGCAGCGGACCTGTCGGACACGGCACAGCGCGAGCGCCTGGTGCAGGAGGCCTTCGACGTGGCCGGCCACCTCGACGTGCTGGTCAACAACGCCGGCTACGGAACCCCGGCGCCTGCCGAAGAGGAGCCGCTCGAACACTTCCTGATGACTCTCGAGATCAACCTGGTGGCCGTGTTCCACCTGTCGCAGCTGGCCGGGCGGCACATGCTCGCCGCCGGGCGGGGAAGCATCGTCAACATCTCGTCGATACTCGGCATGGTCGGCTCCGCGCCGGTCAAGGAGGTGTCGTACTGTGCGGCCAAGGGTGGCGTGGTCAACATGACCCGCGCCCTCGGAGCGGAGTGGGCCCGCAAGGGTGTGCGCGTCAACTCGATCGCTCCCGGCTGGTTCCCCACCGAGATGACCCAGGAGCAGATGTTCGACGACGCAGCCGGGATGGACTTCATCAGCCGCAACACGCCCATGGGGCGCGGCGGCGAGCTGCACGAGCTGGATGGTGCGCTGCTGTTCCTCGCGGGCGACGACTCGACCTACGTCACCGGCCAGAACATCGCCGTCGACGGCGGCTGGCTGGCTCGCTGAACGGCTCGGCTCAGCCTGCGGCCGGGGAGCCCGCGAACGCCACGGGGTCACCCGGCTTGGGGTACGCGGGGCGATTCCATGCGAGCACCTTCGCCAGGTCGTCGGTGATCGGGCGCCACCGCGCGGGATCCCAGCCGTCGGCTTTGCCGACGATCTCCTGGTTGGTGCCGACCACCACGAGCGACGGGATCTGTTCCACTCCCAGTGCCTCGACCGCCTTTCGCTCAGGATCGGCGAAGGTGAGGTACTCCTCGGCCCAGGGGCCGAGGAACGTGAGCGCATCCTCTTGGGGACCGGTGACCAGCCACGCCACACGGCAGTCGGCCTCTCGCAGCTCACTGAGGATTCGGGCCGCCGTGCGCAGCAACCAGGCGCTCTCGTCGGTGTACGGGTCGATGACGACCGCCACCAGGTGGAACAGCTGGGTCTGTTCGGCAAGGGTCAGCGGTTCTCCGCCGACCGGGTGCAGCTCTACATCGGTGTCAAGTGCCACGCGCCGAACTTAGCGCGGGCCCGCCGTTGCGCTGTAACGGCCACAGAGCGCCACTGCCACGACCTACCATTCGGCCGTGCATCCGATCGAGCGGCTTCGATACGTGGCCAGGGCCCAGGGAGTGCCGGGCGACGTGCTGGCTGCCGAGGCGACAGCGGCCCTCATGACGTTCTCCGAGGATCCGGCGGCCCTCGTGGCCGGCTGCCGCCGGGTCTTGTCGCGTCAGGTTGGCTGTGGCCAGCTCTGGTGGGCCTGTGCACGCCTGCTCACCTCCGAGCGGGTCCACGAGGCTGCCCGGGCCACCATCGAGGCGCTCGAGGGTGACACGACAGGCGCAGCGTTGTCGTTGTCGCTCGACCTGGATCCTGACTCCGACGCGGTGCAGCCGATCGTGGTCGACGCTCATGCGATCGGCGACGGCGGCGCCATCGTCGACGCCTACGCGGCCGAGGACCTCGATGCCCCGTTCGACGACGACCACGCACCGCAGCGCTGGCTCGTGGCCGGCGTGGGCGTGCAGCTGAGCGCCCCGATGTGGGGGTCGCTGGTGGAACACTGGTCCGCTGAGCCACGATCGGGTGAGGACCTGGTGCCGCTCGATCGCTTCACGCACTTCGTCGGCCCCGACGGGCCGTTGCCCCTCGTGGCCCTCGGTGAGCCCGATTGTCCGGTTGCTCCGGAACTGTTCCGCCTCGTCGGCTGAGGTGGCCCGGTCGGCCTGCACGGCCGGCGTGTGCACCGGCCCCGACGGCGTCGCTTGTCAGCGGAGCCCGGCGGGGCTCTGGTACCTTGCCGCCCCATGGGTGAACTGATCGACTTCCCTGTCAACGGCTCGACCTGCCCGGGATACTTCGCTGTGTCAGCCACCGGCTCCGGTCCCGGCGTGCTCGTGATCCAGGAATGGTGGGGTCTCGTGCCGCACATCACCGATGTGTGTGATCGCTTCGCCGAGGCCGGGTTCACCGCCCTCGCACCGGACTTGTACCGGGGTGAGACCACAACCGAGCCCGACGAGGCCGGCAAGCTGATGATGGCCCTCAACGTCGAGGCTGCATCCAAGGACATGGATGCCGCAATCGACTACCTGACCGGCCGCGACGAGGTGAGCTCGCAGCGCGTCGGGGTGATCGGGTTCTGCATGGGTGGTGGTCTGGCCCTGGTCGTAGCTGCCAATTCGGCGTCGAAGGTGGGCGCGGTGGCGCCGTTCTACGGCCTCATCCCCTGGGAAGACGCAAAGCCGGACTTCTCAGCAATCGAAGCGCCCATCCGGGGGCATTTCGCCGAGCTCGACGGCTTCTTCGGACCCGAGGCCGCCGCAGCCCTCGAAGAGGAACTGAGGGGGCTCGGCAAGGACGCCGCCATCACCGTCCATGAGGGTGCCGACCACGCCTTCTTCAACGACACGCGACCCGATGTCTACGCGGAGCCAGCCAGCCGGCGCGCCTGGGACGAGACGGTCTCGTTCTTCCGCGAAGCCCTGGCCTGACCACGCGTGGAGGTACACCGCCACCGCACGAGCGTCGACGCGGCGGAGCCCGAGGCGATCTCGGTCTCCATGCGCGCAACCGCCCGCGGGTTCGCGTGGCGAATCGCCAACACTTCCGCGGCGACAGCCGCCGTCAACTCGGTGACAGCCGCTTGCACCATCGAAGGGATTTCGGGGCGCCTTCGGATGTACCGAAATGGGTGGCAATCGTGGAGCGAGACCGGTGTGGCCACCCTCGGGGTCGATACCGATCCAGCGCTCACGCCGGGGGCCCTCGAGTTGCAGATCATGTCGCACCACGCCGACAGTTCACTGCCTGCTCCGGGTCGCCTGCGCTCGGAGATGGTTACCGTCGTGAGCGACGATCGCGGCGCCGTGCTGGCCGGATTCCTTGGTGGAGACCTGCACGAGGGAACGATCTGGCTGGCGCATGGACCCACGGGCCAGGAACTCCATGTGCAGGCCTTCCTCGGCGGCGCCGAGCTGGCCCCGGGCGAGGAACGGGACCTCCATGAGGTGCGCCTCGAGACAATCGGCGACGCCAACGATGCCCTGGCTGACTGGGCAGGCGAATACGGCCGCCGATCCCTGGCCAGGGTGCGCGCTCCATACCAGCTCGGCTGGTGCTCCTGGTACCACTACTTCGAGCATGTACGCGAGATCGACATGCGCGAGAACCTGGCAGCGGCATCCGACTGGCCAATCCAGGTGTTCCAGCTGGATGACGGGTTCCAGTCTGAAGTCGGTGACTGGCTGAGCACCGACGAGACCTTTCCCTCGGGTCTCGGTGCGATCGCCTCCGCAGTCGACCGCGCAGGGATGCGCCCCGGCCTGTGGCTGGCCCCGTTCCTGGTGGCGCCGGGCTCGAGGCTCGCGCAGCGCAACCCCGACTGGATCGCCCGGTACGCCGACGGTACGCCCCTCATCGCGATGTATAACGACCACTGGGGTGGTTTCGTGCACACGCTCGACACGTCGCGCCCCGACGTGCAGGAACACCTCGAGGGCCTTGCCCGGTCGGTCGTCCAGATGGGGTTCACCTACCTGAAGCTCGACTTCACCTATGCGCCCGCGATGCAGGGCATCTACTCCGACGCCTCGATGACGCCGGCGCAGCGTGTGCGTGCCGGTTATGACGCGATCCGCCGGGGTGCGGGCGACAGCGCGTTCCTGCTCGGCTGCGGTGCGCCATTGGGTGCGACGGTCGGTGTGGTTGACGGGATGCGCATCGGCGCCGACGTGGCGCCGTGGTGGTCGCCGCTGCGTGACCTCTGGGACGTGCCCGGCTACATGGGCACGATCCCCGCGACGGTCAACGCGTGGCGCAACACGCTGAGTCGCTCATTCATGCACCGCAAGCTCTGGCTCAACGACCCGGACTGCCTGATGCTCCGGCACACCGACACCGACCTCGACGAGGGTCAGGTGCGTGCGTGGGCGATGGCGGTGGCGGTCAGCGGTGGCATGGCGGTCATCAGCGACAACCTGGCCACGCTCGACCGGCGTTCCGCTGCCCTGCTCGATGAGGTCCTGGAGATCGGTGCCCGTTCCGACGCTGCCGCCGCCGAGGGTCACGCGGCGCGCTGCAATGACCTGATGGTGTCGCCGCTGCCCACGCGCCTGAGTGCGGCCGGAATGCTGCTCGAAGGGGAGCCGGAGCGCGGCTTCGTACGCCTCATTGCCGAGTCGGGCGACGTCTCGGAGTGACGCATTGCGCGTAGTCGTCATCACCAACGACCTGCCGCCCCGCGTGGGGGGCATCCAGTACTACGTCGACCAGCTCTGCCGGGGCCTGTGCGCCACCGGAGACGAAGTGGTGCTCTTCGGTTCCAGCTCGCCGGGCGACCGTGAGTTCGACGCCTCGGCGCCCTACGGCGTCGTGCGCGAGCCCACCTCGATCCTGTTGCCGACCCCCCGGGTGCGCCGCCACGCCGTGCGCCTCACCGAACACATCGACGCCGACGTGGTCGTGTTCGGCGCAGCGTTCCCCCTGGGAATCCTGGCCGACTCGATCAGGCGCGCGACCGGAGCGCCGAGCCTCGCGTTCACGCACGGACTCGAGGTCTCCGCCGTGCGAGGGCCTGGGGGACGGGCCGTGCTCAACCGGATCGGCAACGGCCTCGACGCCGTCACATACGTGTCGGGCTGGTGTCGCAGCCACCTGGAG
Coding sequences within it:
- a CDS encoding dienelactone hydrolase family protein, which encodes MGELIDFPVNGSTCPGYFAVSATGSGPGVLVIQEWWGLVPHITDVCDRFAEAGFTALAPDLYRGETTTEPDEAGKLMMALNVEAASKDMDAAIDYLTGRDEVSSQRVGVIGFCMGGGLALVVAANSASKVGAVAPFYGLIPWEDAKPDFSAIEAPIRGHFAELDGFFGPEAAAALEEELRGLGKDAAITVHEGADHAFFNDTRPDVYAEPASRRAWDETVSFFREALA
- a CDS encoding RNA methyltransferase, translated to MRHEDRGHGRGAGWGSWHGATVRCAAVTDNAGEDASQEVGVGPHPQPWPDDPRLAPELLEAGDRRNVIDRFRYWRTEAIAEELAGSAFPFHVAIENFRHDMNIGTVVRNANAFGAAGVHIVGKRRWNRRGAMVTDRYLDVHHHDSVAALGEWADEAALALVGIDNLADSTPLEGAPLPRDCVLLFGQEGPGLSAEAHALCAEVRSITMYGSTRSINAGVASGIAMHSWLAAHAGHR
- a CDS encoding alpha-galactosidase, translated to MEVHRHRTSVDAAEPEAISVSMRATARGFAWRIANTSAATAAVNSVTAACTIEGISGRLRMYRNGWQSWSETGVATLGVDTDPALTPGALELQIMSHHADSSLPAPGRLRSEMVTVVSDDRGAVLAGFLGGDLHEGTIWLAHGPTGQELHVQAFLGGAELAPGEERDLHEVRLETIGDANDALADWAGEYGRRSLARVRAPYQLGWCSWYHYFEHVREIDMRENLAAASDWPIQVFQLDDGFQSEVGDWLSTDETFPSGLGAIASAVDRAGMRPGLWLAPFLVAPGSRLAQRNPDWIARYADGTPLIAMYNDHWGGFVHTLDTSRPDVQEHLEGLARSVVQMGFTYLKLDFTYAPAMQGIYSDASMTPAQRVRAGYDAIRRGAGDSAFLLGCGAPLGATVGVVDGMRIGADVAPWWSPLRDLWDVPGYMGTIPATVNAWRNTLSRSFMHRKLWLNDPDCLMLRHTDTDLDEGQVRAWAMAVAVSGGMAVISDNLATLDRRSAALLDEVLEIGARSDAAAAEGHAARCNDLMVSPLPTRLSAAGMLLEGEPERGFVRLIAESGDVSE
- a CDS encoding cobalamin biosynthesis protein CbiX encodes the protein MATILVAHGSRNEAAQRAHEQLVDAVAARLAGDDAARVLAAYLEMADPDIATAIDSAVANGAMAVRILPCFLHPGNHVEVDIPAIARVAADDHPEVSIEVLSHLGSHEALVGMLADMLSDDRPAGPAGSPP
- a CDS encoding VOC family protein; protein product: MDASLGFYAEYASMEVVHERGEPGERVAWISDRTRPFVVVLLERSVDHRLGGWSHLGIGVESRQAVDDGLQRAVAAGFDALGPFDAGPPVGYWGIIADPDGHNLELAYGQEVGITVANAG
- a CDS encoding SDR family oxidoreductase, whose translation is MSKPNSHSVLPTNQLEGKVAIVTGASSGLGHRFAEVLHGAGAHVVVAARRQDRLDELASALGDRVTAVAADLSDTAQRERLVQEAFDVAGHLDVLVNNAGYGTPAPAEEEPLEHFLMTLEINLVAVFHLSQLAGRHMLAAGRGSIVNISSILGMVGSAPVKEVSYCAAKGGVVNMTRALGAEWARKGVRVNSIAPGWFPTEMTQEQMFDDAAGMDFISRNTPMGRGGELHELDGALLFLAGDDSTYVTGQNIAVDGGWLAR